A window of Mangifera indica cultivar Alphonso chromosome 11, CATAS_Mindica_2.1, whole genome shotgun sequence contains these coding sequences:
- the LOC123229260 gene encoding glycosyltransferase family 92 protein RCOM_0530710-like has product MTLLSSGFIILSVKSLSYNPRLALLQLPHKHKYPMSSSLKKSPSSSSVVRLHEPLLLMGCKTKPLFIFLSLIFFAFFLYYFVSFSVISPPHIAIAFFPANISAPSSINATANLSDHVVQEQVNELSLQTRHVFRDYAKLKSDSVLFPDWDVLAVVSPETPSDSVDGWFCFFSTKENSKARFSGFLPLTNLTTFKCNMPKRVRRQRPIFQPVLTKHPDKEEEEESLIREASARELIRNNFYVYEALSSETDVALFGKGVNGRQGFNRPPHELRCLFGDNGTDTAVRTAVTSSAQEVFRCAQPDLTLFPSSNNNPIKVSIEIPNENLILPSVVYYTPRRKTAETSEKKSLLCASTMVYNVGKYLKEWVMYHSRIGVEKFILYDNDSDDDLGTVVQELNEQGFNVTTFLWLWPKTQEAGFSHNALYLKDSCKWMMYFDVDEFLFSPSWFKEPQPSPHLLQSLLPKNPSVGEVSFQCHDFGPSGQTSHPAGGVTQGYTCYRRVQQQRHKSIVLLEAVDESLNNVIHHFGLKTTYKWKQMSSKFAVVNHYKYQAWSEFKSKFRRRVSAYVVD; this is encoded by the coding sequence TCTCTTATAACCCTCGCCTAGCTCTCCTTCAGCTTCCCCATAAACACAAATACCCAATGTCTTCTTCACTGAAGAAAtccccatcatcatcatctgttGTTCGTTTGCATGAACCTCTCCTTCTTATGGGCTGCAAAACCAAGCCCTTATTCATCTTTCTTTCCCTTATCTTCTTCGCTTTCTTCCTTTATTACTTCGTCTCTTTCTCTGTAATCTCACCACCCCACATCGCCATCGCCTTCTTTCCCGCGAACATCTCCGCGCCTTCGTCGATCAACGCCACTGCCAATCTATCCGATCACGTGGTGCAGGAGCAAGTGAATGAACTCTCTCTACAAACTCGTCACGTGTTTCGAGATTATGCTAAATTGAAGTCCGATTCTGTTCTTTTTCCGGATTGGGATGTTCTTGCAGTCGTCTCGCCCGAGACACCGTCGGATTCTGTGGACggttggttttgttttttttcaacCAAGGAAAATTCGAAGGCAAGATTTTCGGGGTTTTTGCCGTTAACTAATCTGACGACGTTTAAATGTAATATGCCGAAAAGAGTTCGCCGTCAACGGCCGATTTTTCAACCAGTTTTGACGAAGCATccagataaagaagaagaagaagaatctcTCATTAGAGAAGCTTCCGCCCGGGAGCTCATCAGAAACAACTTCTACGTGTACGAGGCGCTTTCCTCGGAGACCGACGTCGCTTTGTTCGGTAAAGGCGTGAACGGACGTCAAGGATTCAACAGGCCTCCTCACGAGCTACGGTGTCTGTTTGGTGATAACGGCACTGACACCGCCGTTAGAACGGCCGTAACCAGCTCCGCACAAGAGGTCTTCAGGTGTGCTCAACCGGACTTAACACTGTTTCCCAGTTCCAACAACAACCCAATCAAAGTCTCCATAGAAATCCCGAACGAAAACCTAATTCTCCCTTCAGTGGTGTACTACACACCTCGTCGCAAGACAGCGGAAACCTCCGAGAAGAAGTCACTATTGTGCGCATCGACGATGGTGTACAACGTGGGCAAGTACTTGAAAGAATGGGTGATGTACCATTCAAGAATCGGAGTGGAAAAATTCATACTGTATGATAATGACAGCGACGACGATTTGGGAACGGTCGTTCAGGAACTTAACGAACAAGGTTTCAACGTGACAACGTTCCTATGGCTATGGCCCAAGACTCAAGAAGCTGGCTTCTCTCACAATGCATTATACTTGAAAGATTCATGCAAATGGATGATGTACTTTGACGTTGACGAATTCCTCTTCTCTCCGTCCTGGTTCAAAGAGCCACAACCATCGCCTCATCTCTTACAATCTCTTTTACCAAAAAATCCCTCCGTCGGTGAAGTCTCCTTCCAGTGCCACGATTTCGGACCGTCGGGTCAGACTTCACACCCCGCCGGAGGAGTCACACAAGGGTATACATGTTACAGACGAGTCCAACAGCAACGGCACAAGTCGATTGTATTACTAGAAGCAGTCGACGAATCATTGAACAATGTGATTCACCATTTCGGGTTGAAGACTACGTATAAATGGAAACAAATGAGTTCGAAGTTTGCAGTGGTTAACCATTACAAGTACCAGGCATGGTCAGAGTTCAAAAGCAAGTTTCGTAGAAGGGTTTCGGCTTATGTGGTGGACTGA
- the LOC123229261 gene encoding bromodomain-containing protein 9-like, giving the protein MAGEFAGTTATTMTKKKKKKGRPSLLDIQKRSLKQQQLLDQRKQQQQQNPNSFKSNRRSTRQNPNSNHNEDVDVDDDDDDDERKEKKHKLLLGLDNSSEHVHQQQHYPISSPNFSSPDSTRRRKINSVRAGSDQTEEKVLKATDALHESLVDSGPTTSLPDKKLLVFVLDRLQKKDTYGVFSEPVDPEELPDYHEIIAHPMDFATVRKKLDGGSYANLEQFEKDVFLICSNAMQYNSADTIYFRQARTIQEMAKKDFENLRQDSDSEPQPKVVRRGRPPKSLKKPLDTSPSNLVACEFSSDAILANGGNNGSWSSPHNLRRGPTPSFKFRSSDSLNRASYVSHSLTGETCASWLSEWENEFPASVVKAVLRYGKKQFTLDENKRDTYKDSLSSGQEPSVFTTFEGELKQLMVVGLNSEHGYARSLARFAADLGPVVWKIASKKIEGVLPVGVKLSPGWVGENKINEQQWHLFSEKQKSSNDYMHCDQSSRLLSPNTSRSNSAIGKRYSMQVGEDMETNREVNSQSEAMFLSRTVGGLKPASHFHSQSIPVIHSDMNGLNGIGGFEFNSASQLGRAGLGTEPGKSRLDNSPVPCEMLGVVPNSTHPICSMPTTNHDSNLSNVADCSSSLPSENSLALGSGSRSHTAVDLGLQGESSWPEMSTYDQVFHPFPPDLNVRFLAPGSPISNMQISSQQQPDLALQL; this is encoded by the exons ATGGCAGGCGAATTTGCAGGaacaacagcaacaacaatgacaaagaagaagaagaagaagggacGGCCATCCCTTTTAGACATCCAAAAACGCTCTCTCAAACAACAACAATTATTAGACCAACgtaaacaacaacaacaacaaaaccctaattcttTCAAATCTAATCGCCGATCCACTCGCCAGAACCCTAATTCCAATCACAATGAAGACGTCGACGTCGACGACGACGACGATGACGATGAGCGCAAAGAAAAGAAGCACAAGTTATTACTCGGCTTGGACAATTCTTCTGAACATGTTCACCAGCAACAACACTATCCGATTTCTTCGCCCAATTTTTCCAGCCCTGATTCCACTCGTCGTCGCAAGATCAACTCCGTCCGTGCCGGATCTGATCAAACG GAAGAAAAGGTTTTGAAAGCGACGGACGCTCTTCATG AGTCACTGGTGGACTCCGGTCCCACGACTTCTTTGCCAGACAAAAAGTTATTGGTGTTCGTTCTTGACAGGCTTCAAAA GAAGGACACTTATGGGGTGTTTTCTGAGCCGGTGGATCCAGAAGag CTTCCTGATTACCATGAGATTATTGCTCATCCAATGGATTTTGCTACTGTGAGGAAGAAACTAGATGGAGGGTCTTATGCCAACTTGGAGCAGTTTGAG AAAGATGTTTTTCTCATTTGTTCCAATGCGATGCAGTATAATTCAGCAGATACGATATACTTCCGACAG GCACGAACCATTCAAGAGATGGCaaaaaaggactttgaaaatttgaggCAAGATAGTGATAGTGAACCACAGCCAAAAGTTGTGAGGAGAGGCAGGCCACCAAAGAGCTTGAAAAAGCCACTGGACACCTCTCCTTCGAATCTTGTTGCTTGTGAGTTTTCCTCTGATGCAATCCTTGCTAATGGAGGAAACAATGGCAGCTGGTCCAGTCCTCACAATCTAAGAAGAGGGCCAACACCATCTTTCAAGTTTCGGTCTTCTGATTCACTAAACAGGGCCTCTTATGTTTCTCATTCTCTTACGGGTGAAACTTGTGCTAGCTGGTTATCAGAATGGGAGAATGAATTTCCAG CTTCTGTTGTGAAGGCTGTGTTGAGGTATGGGAAAAAACAATTTACATTAGATGAGAATAAACGTGACACCTATAAGGACTCATTGTCTTCTGGGCAAGAGCCATCTGTTTTTACAACCTTTGAAGGAGAATTGAAGCAACTAATGGTG GTTGGTCTAAACTCTGAGCATGGTTATGCTAGAAGCTTGGCTCGATTTGCTGCAGATCTTGGACCAGTTGTTTGGAAAATTGcttcaaagaaaattgaaggCGTTTTGCCTGTTGGGGTCAAGTTAAGTCCTGGATGGGTAGGAGAAAACAAGATTAACGAGCAGCAGTGGCACTTATTTTCTGAAAAACAGAAATCTTCAAATGATTATATGCATTGTGACCAGTCAAGCAGACTTCTATCTCCGAACACTTCTAGGTCAAACTCTGCTATTGGGAAAAGATATTCAATGCAAGTTGGGGAAGATATGGAAACTAACAGAGAAGTTAACTCCCAAAGTGAGGCAATGTTTCTGAGTCGTACAGTTGGTGGATTAAAACCTGCATCTCATTTTCATTCTCAGTCAATACCTGTAATCCACTCCGATATGAATGGTTTAAATGGTATTGGTGGTTTTGAATTTAACTCTGCATCCCAATTGGGGAGAGCAGGGCTTGGCACAGAACCTGGAAAGTCCAGGCTTGACAATAGTCCGGTGCCTTGTGAAATGCTTGGTGTGGTTCCGAACAGCACCCATCCCATATGCTCAATGCCCACAACTAATCATGATTCAAACCTATCAAATGTGGCAGATTGTTCAAGTAGTCTACCCTCGGAAAATTCCTTGGCCCTAGGCTCTGGCTCTAGGTCACATACAGCAGTGGATCTGGGTCTACAGGGGGAATCATCTTGGCCAGAAATGTCAACTTATGATCAAGTTTTCCATCCATTTCCACCGGACTTGAATGTCAGATTCCTTGCACCGGGCTCACCTATTTCAAATATGCAGATTAGTTCACAGCAGCAGCCTGATTTGGCATTACAGCTGTGA